From Centroberyx gerrardi isolate f3 chromosome 10, fCenGer3.hap1.cur.20231027, whole genome shotgun sequence:
cattggaaataaatgaaataatgaaataaatcaacAATTCATTTGTGGCATGTCAAGAAAAACGTTTCCAGCGACAGTCTTTTCCTCTTCACCAAGCACTACTGGAAGTTTCCTCttaagagaagaggaaaatctGGAAcatgttttttcaaattcaaattatttttttttttctttgagatAATTCTGTctaatattgtttttctcttctgtcaGAAGGGAAGGACGTTCCATAGCCTGCCGGTGGGGAGTGATAGCATGCCCGAACATTATCGGGTACAAAGAGAATCTCAACACCTATGTTTTCATCCTGCTGAACGTCGGGGCCGAGGACATGACATGTACCTACGAGTGTGAGGTCACAGCGAAGAAAGGCGATCTGTATGAAACCAGGAGAGGAACACCAACCAGACTACTGCCAGGTCGGTTTAGCCCTCAGCCTGCACCGAGATATTACATTACCGACCCTTTTACACATAACTATGTAAACGGTATCTGTCTTTCCTACTGGTACAACTATGGTACCGGTTCCCATACGACCGGTACCTAGCTGTGCCTCATTTTGGTGCCACTTTAAAATACAATTCCTGACAGTGAAGCCACACTTGCAAGCGATTCACTAAGCAACAAATTCGCCTTCAGtcattgtctatgagaagcGATGGGTCGCTGTGAATTGCATGCTGGGATTGCTCGAGATGCGAACCAGGTTAGCGAGGCGCTGAAAAAGTTGAGCTCAAgtcaataaaatgcaaatgagcgTGAGATTCGCAGCGTGACAAACGATCTGGAGgaaagaagcagcagcaggcagcagggagCGGCTGCATGGATAGTAACTGAATGACGTTAACGTTATttcacaattattattattattattattattaataaacaaTCTTGTGCTGGGATAAATGTAAACAGTTACATAACAGTAGGCTAGAAGGCTATACAGCAGGAAAATACATAATAAAGAGTGAAACTTTACGATTTGAACAAAGCACAACTTGTTCGCTGCTGGTCAGGTCGCCACGGAAACAACTGGCCGAATAGACAGGGCAACAGAAGTGGCGTGCGAACCGTGACGCCTGGTTCAGACCGGACGTGGAACGGCCGCATATCGCGAAACACAGCTGGGCCGTTCAGACCGTTCACAGCAGAGTATTTCTCCACACCGGCCAGCAGCTCTCCTGCTCTACattttgactttatcaacactgtgaaacatcGCCTCCgtgttcctctctataaaaaagcctaatttgagAAACATTATGCTATCGACACGGAGCTATTGACGTTAAAAGGTGCATCGACCggtgaatatcaaacttcaaactAACTTCACCCCGGTGATCAACGGAGCCTGAACTGATCCggtctggtctcaaaataaacgTCAGACCACAGAGATATAACACTCTATGCGTCAGACTGACTCACAAGTGCTTTCGATTCAAATCATAGGTAGGCTATGACagtgaaagctaaacttacagtttaacaataatgttcttatccttctcttagatcagttcaaagtaatgtgaatatttccaagttctgcagtttgttgtgttcattctgaaagtGAGTCGTCACCTCCAGCCTCCACCGCCCCGcagcctgctgcagtctgctgtaaCAACATCATGTAGCGTACAATcccttcatttttttaatttgcactaactaaacatttaaccatttgaaagaaaaataaaagtagcgaaatgtaactttgagaaagtaactactaactgattacataaattgaaaaactaacacgttaagttactcgttaccacaaaaaagtaatctgattactgtaacATGTTAGTTtgtagggctgccccctaatagtcgaccaaacgttagtcgatgagaagagtcttagtcgaccaagttttcattggtccATTCGGGAGCTGTGTCTTGTCGTTAAAAAGTTATCAGACCAGGGTTGCCAACTTTGGGTACctggctggagtgagatttagatgccatcaaactacaaagcaaggaatctctgtctgtctgtctgtatgtatgtgtgtgtgtgtatgtgtgtgtgtgtgtgtgtgtgtgtctcgacAACcattcgtccgatctacttcacccttggcgggtgtattgctggggacccgaggacgtgcagtgtcggatttggtgcaatttggacacgcgacacgttcaatattactaaactttgaataaacaagtgaacgctctgtgcagcagcggggctcaaagcaagcgactgacaGCCTACGCAGGCTTGTGTggtttttttgggtgaaccagagtgtatttcaccggtgtttctgaccgcgagtagccgcgacttgggtgtgtttttacaaaaaaataataattaaataattaaattaatatcataaacgtgcgacgactagtcgactagtggcttgaactaacgactactagtcgactaggaaaatctttggtcgggggcagccctatTAGTTTGTAACGCGTTACCCCCGACACcgcttacttcactgtagagctttatgtaGCTTCAGTTCACCGGGAcctgctgtccaatacacactcaAGAGCCAGAGCAGTCTTCAACAACTGAACCCAAAAAGGCCCTGCAGGGCCGAGCCTGATCAAGCCCAGTTGGtttgttatgtgtttgtgtttgtgtttgtttgttatgcttttatccaaagcagcTTACAATACtcatagtatacagtatacagtagtgGCCTACATTGTTAGCATAGGTGAGCTACAGGACCAGGGAGCTGAGcatgccactactactactactgctactactactactactactactactgttactactactactactactactactgctactactactactgctactactactgctactactactactactactactgctactactactactgctactgctactactaccactgctactactactactactactactactactgctactactgttactactactactactactactgctactgttactactactactactactactactattactactactactactgctactactactactactactgttaccactactactactgttactactactactactactgctactactactgctactactactactactactattactactactactactgctactactactactactactgttactactactactactactgctactactactgctactactactactactactgctactactactactactactactgttactactactactactactaccactgctactactactactactactactactactactgttactactactactactactgttactactactactactactactgctactactactgctactactactactactactactgctactactactactactactgctactactactactactactgttactactactactactactgttactactactgctactactactgctactactactactactactgctactactactactactactaccactgctactactactactactactactactactactactgtactactactactactactactgttactactactactactactactactactaccactgctactactactgctactactactactactactgctactactactactactactactactgttactactactactactaccactgctactactactactactactactactgttactactactactactactgttactactactactactactactgctactactactgctactactactactactactgctactactactactactactactgttactactactactactactgttactactactgctactagtactgctactactactactactactgctactactactactactgctactactactactactgctactactactaccactgctactactactactactactactactactgttactactactaccactactgttactactactactactactactactactactaccactgctactactactactactactactgttactgctactactactactgctcctactactactgtatACATTAAACACCCTTACTCCTCTTTTCACTAGGGCCAAATGAagcatctccatctccatctccacctccttctcctcctcctcctcctcctcctcttcttcagctGTGGTGGATTCTGATTGGTCTGCTGGCTCTGATGTTCCTCTACAGCTGTGCCATCACCGCCATCTACATCAGACTAAGGgtgactgtctgactgattgTCTATCTAAcagtctctctgtatctgtctgtctgactgactaactCTCTGTCAAACTGTCTATCGGTATTTCCCTATCTTCCTCAAGACGtgtaatggatttttttctttgttacaCAAGAACAAAAATAGAGAACCTCCTTCGTCTcatctctccccttttcttgtCATCTAGATGAGAAGATGTTTCTGTGATATCTTTGTTTTTCAGGTCACACACTCTCAGGAGCTGAACGACTCACAGACCTACGTGGAGATGCAGGTTAGGACTTAACATCATAGACACACCTAGAGTGCAGGGGTCTGGAGCCAGAAGGGCAGAAGTGACTATAATGTAACCATGGTTCTCTGAGTGTAGATATCACATTTAAAACTGAGTGAAGATATCACGTTTAAAACTTTGTATTATGGGATTGACTCTACCTGGGTTACGTGATGTGGAAAActgtttaaaggataattccagttattttcaacctgggccttattgtTCCAACAAGCTCCAACAGTAgaacccaaaaagcgattaagacactttcaacacaataacatcaacacaataacacctACACAACAATAGGACCTACATCCGATATACAattatccattgcctgaaacATGAGTATATTGCGGTATTAGATATGTTATATTAACTAGTTGCCAAGTAGACCGTTCAAGTACTCTAATGCTGTGTTCATCTGATATTGGATTTTCCGTACATATGACCTGCTGACTGAGAAAAAACATTCAAGTCAatctcctagtggtaattacaagtaggatacTAACCCAGCTCCAATATCTTCAACCTGACATCACAAATTGAGGAAGTGTGTCAAAACCAGCACTATACATAGCAGCAAATCCACCAATGTTGGCAGTCCAAGGtattcaaaatcaaaattattaattatattcacactaatacaatcaaccctAGTTAAAAGTGAGCAACACTGTTGCAATTCAcgtatggttgattttaaattcaagagaaaaaaaaactgttcgaACTTTGTccaccaaggtgcatgaacaGGAAATAACTGGAAAGgcaaaaaaggggggaaaaaggcaaaaacaaaacaaaaactcttGGAGCTAGATGCATGCTCTTCAAAAAGACTTTTATTGATGCAGTAAAAACCAAGCAgcatgccttcatcagggttcattttaaatgaataaatacaattgattttggatgtggccATCCCGAATGCTTTCAAGCTGAAGCAGCAAAATCCCgctcttctgcttcttctcatATGACATGAACGTATGAACGTGGCAGAAAACCGCCAACTGCAAAGTAAACGAGTGTGTGAGTAATGctaaaaaagtatcaaatggactaactgaaatgttgtgataaTTGTTTGATCATAGCTATTTAAGACGTGTAACTGCAGtatgagtgttattgtgttgaaaagatgcattttaatcactttttgggttcaactgttggagattggCTTGGTCCTTTTAGTATGCATTGCTGTATTGTAGTGCTGCACATCCAGGACAGCCTCTCCAAAGGAGGTGCTGGATGCAGTTTCTGCTGGTAGGACTGCACAAATGTTTAGTAGCAGCACAAATGTCATAAAGCCCATGAAGTCACCACAGCATGAGTCCAGTGAGCAGGCATTCCCGGCAACGCTGGTCCCCACTTTGGTGTAAGCCTGCTGGATTACTTCAGCGAGTGGAATCAAATGGTCATCGTTTGGTGTGAGCATGGATTACTTATAGCCCTAACCAGCACATCTGGAGTGTCTTAAATAATTATCCACGTCATGTAACCCAGGTGAGAACGATAGAGAACACTACTGTTGACTCTGAACACTAATGTTGTTCATTTCAATAGGATTAATTACCTGTCCTTACCTACAGTAAcagcagtgtgttcagtggaATCCAATGATAAACCGGTGTAATATGCCAGTCGCTgtactgcactcatgttaactctcTCTTGTTGTGCAGTTTGACACATCTCCAATTACTGTTCACAAATCCCGTTACTAACACATGTGAGTCTGTGCACTGCCAAAtaacagacatgacgtgatgcgcacatcaggcgcattagagaccGATTGAGATACATTTCTACACATTGACCAAGTTTTGGTTTTGTGGCGGCCATGCCAATATTATGGCGGTGCACCACTGAAATGACTTAATTGCActttaaacatcaataaatcaaagtAAATATGTTTTCAACTTCACATTGCTCCTGTTAGCAGCATCATAAAACAAACTCTTATTCAATGTTACTCATTTTAATTGAGACCTAACTCTCAAATTGGTCTGGAGGCTACCGCAAACAGAGAAATTCACACTTCTTAAAAGATGCTCATGCTGATTTTGACACAGCGGGAGTAGCCTATCAAATGGAAAGCAATTGCGTCTTTTCACGATTACCATATCACTGTGGCCGTATTCATAATCTCaattaatatacgattaattgtgcagccctaggaCTAAGACAAGGAGACCCTGagaattgttgttgttgttgttgttgttgttactgtacTGTTCCTGTGTTTCAGAGGGGCAGAAGAGATCCAGATGTCAATTCTACCTACCTGGAAATGAGGAAAGCTACCCACTTGGCTAAGGAGATTAGAAGAGATACCTAGATATCCCATGAGGCATTTTTCATGTCCCAAAAATGTCTTTCCATTTGTCTCGATTCTCCATGACTCTTCTCCAGACTCCAGGCAGTTTGAAGGCCACTGTAATACACAGTCAATCCAAATACTGGACCCTCTTTTCATGCAGGTTCCAGAAGATTCTTCCTCCCTACTGAAAGTCAGTGAGACGTAGGCAGAGGTGGTTACTCaaattccttactcaagtaaaagtgcaaatactcatataaaaatatactctggtaaaagttgaagttgaagagatctatttctatacatttaccaacttttgattttgtggtgGTGTGTCACAGATAAAcctatgggaaacactgtatcTCACAGCCAAatacgccctctagaggccatctcacaaagTGTTAACGACTGAATGACCTGAATATGCctcatgatgccctcggctgcatcgtggggaaaagtttgggaacccctgtaAATAATCaggcagttgttttttttaaacttctcTTTGTTAATTATGTATTCAATACATagcaaacacatatacacatattttGCTTTTTACCCCTCCCATAACACAGCCACAGATTCTCCAACATTGAACAGGTTACACAGCACAGCTAAAGATTCAGCATTAAAGTCTcacaattataataataaaaaaaacaaaaaactcagCCAACAAGACTCCCATACAGAATTCAAGCAACAGTCCTTGGTCTAGGTAGTACCCTCCAGAATACATCTTGATATTCTAGGTCCTATATAATTGAGGAATGGAGTCCATATTTTAGTCAATTTTACCTCTAGAGCATTATGTTAAATTCCATAGGCAAAAGGTCAAATATCACCTTATGCCATTCTCAAATTGTAGGTGGTTTATCAGAAATCCATCTTAACAATATACTCTTGTGTGCAGCATAGGTTAACACATTCAATAATCTTTTTCTGTAAGTCCCCTTAACATGTGGTCTGGGATTCCTAACAAAAGGCATACTGGGTTCAGGCCGACACCAAGTTtaattttgatattttgaaaCTATTTTAACCCAGAAACCCTGTAAATGCGAACACGTCCATACACAATGTATAAAACTACCAACCTCTGTACTGCACTTAATACACATATCTGGCTAACCATATTATTTCTGAGTTGAGGTGATATCTGCAGGCAGTGCAGCATCCTAAACTGTAACTCCTTTGCTCTATTACATATGGATATGTTGTTGGCATGATCCCACACCTCTACCCATGTGGCTTCATCTATCTCAACCCCAAGATCTTGAGTCCATGTTTGTGAAGTTGCATCTTTTACTTTACTAGTCTTACAAAGTGCCTCATAGCAGCATCCCAATATACACctattactgtatattttataaAGTAATTGCTCAATTGGTGATATTTCCAGAGTAAATTTGCGGCAAGTTTGATTTTGAATAAAGCTTCTAATTTGTAGATACCTAAAAACATGTGTTTGCGGTAATTTATATTTAAACTTTAGTTGGTCAAATtacatcattctctctctttcaaagaGGTTTTTCAAGATATAGTAATACCTACTTTTTCCCATAAAGAAAATCCATTATCCTAAATACCTGGAGGAAAATCAGTGTTTCTTTGTATTATAGTAAGTGGTGATAATATATTAGTTATTTTTCCCATTTCCTAATCATATCCCAAGCCTTTAGTGTTGATTTAAAGGCTAGCTAATGATAATGGTTTTCCCAGATTGAATGATTCAATATCTTGACCGAGTCCCAGTCTACTAGATAACGAAACTGAGAAGCCAGCCGGTATAATCCAATGTTACGAACAGCCATTCCACCTTTGTCTGAAGGCAATTGTAACTTAGCAAACTTTAGTCATGGACTTTGGttccaaatacattttctgaacCAGCTATGTATTGTCTTAATAGTGTTATTGTTTAGAGAAATTGGAATCATTTGGAATGGATACAGTAGCCTGGGCAAAATATTCATCTTGATCAAGGAGACTCTTCCTaacattgggcctcatgcaagaaccactcgtacCAACAGATTTGTTCTTAAATCACTCGTACAagcgatttaagagaacttgccgcattcaccaattttctcgtatatagaattttctcttaggtacgaacaacatttacgagtggtccagacctgtcgtacgagtcacGTACACTGTAAACAAAAAACGCCTGTCCCAACTTAAAATCCTTTGGTAACTGTTTACACACAGCTTTTGAGTTAGCTCAACTTCTTgacaaaaatatttaataactaGAGATTGAAAGTTTGCAgaatggtaaatggactgcatttatatagcgcttttctggtctaccgaccactcaaagcgctttacaacatgcctacattcacccattcacacaccgatagcggcaagctaccacgcagggtgctggcgcaaccatcggagcaatttggggttcagtatcttccccaaggacacttcgacttgcggactggaggagccggggatcgaaccaccgaccttctgactagtggacgacccgctctacctcctgagccacagccgcccctCCCAAGTCCCATGTGGGAATCCTTTGCCTCTCCGAAACTTGGCTCGATTCCACCATTAATGACTCGGAGGTGAACATAGTGAATTACTCACTAGTTAGTAAAGATCGCAACAGAAATGGAGGGgggatttgtgtttttattagaTCGGACATTGATTTTAGTCTTAGATCGGAGGTAGAAGACGACAATGAAATAATTCTGTTGGATATCCGTCTTCCCAAAACGAAACCATTGCTGCTGGGGGTGTGTTACAGGCCGCCCAATCAGAATCATTTTTATGACAGTTTAGAAACCGCACTCTCCAATTGCATTGGCTCGGACACAAATGAATGCATTCTGATTGGTGATTTTAATACAGATGTATCCAATAAGACCTGTCCCACCTATGATGCTCTCATGAATTTCTGTAAATTATTCGATCTGACACAAATAATTAGGAATCTGACCAGAATATCTGAAACTGCCAAAAGCACAATTGACGTAATTTTAGTGTCTGATAAAGCCAACATCTCACAGAGTggagtgaaaacataacctccttggcagaggtaattaAGAGGTTACTGGGCATGATTGCGTCATAcccaaaaaaaaatgtaaactttgttGAGACTGCAGTTCAGTTAATCACAGATATCTCATggaagaaaacattttattacatttttttgatGAGTCATACTCCTTTATGTTTTCAACTAAATATTTGCATATGCACAGGCAGCTGATCTGACAAATTacactctgtacacacacacaacctctccccttctctcactctcccctttttttctctctttctaacacAGTACGCTTATTTGAAGTAATGTTTGTGAAAATATTCACTAATTTACTTGTATTATGCTATTTTGCACTTTTAATAATTGTAACTAGTTGGGGAAACTTATTGTAGTCCTGAGTTCcagaaataaatgtattgaCAAGGTGACCTGGTGTTCTTATTATGCATGATGAGGTGTTAATACTACTTCAGTAAATTATGACAAAAAGGAGACGTGATATTATTGAGTAGATtagaaataataaaattgtGGCAACAAAGTGACACGTAATATTATTGAATAGATTTAAAGTCCTACAACATTGATTAAAACTTATTGAATAAGTTAAGTAAAATTTACACAATAAAATTAAGTTAAGGGtaatgaaaaactgtcaaaATGTGTTGGATTTAGCAATAATATGCTTAAATTTGAGTTGATATAACCTAAAATGATTAGTAAACCCAAATCGTTTTTACCCAAATATTTATTAAATCCTTTTTACCTGTAAAAATACTATGTGGGAGGGCCTTCTCTATTCTTAAGGCTAGTGTTTTGGAGAACAGCTTGAATTTAACAAACTTATAGGTCTGAAGGATGACAACCAGGCAGTTTGAAGTGTAGTACTGAGAATAAACAGCAGAGGGAAACACACATTGTCTAATAGAAATCATGATTTGTGACTAATTATTTCACTTCTgttcttttttgctttttagGTGTAAGAGTAGCAAATGTTTCTATTGTAATGAATCTGTGTCAAAGATACAGGACAATTGAATTAAATAATATTCTTTTATAACATGATTATGTATTATAATATACCACAATATATTCTTTCTGATATAGATCTAAAACATACATAGTTTGTTGTTCATCTCTATCATTTTtagattattacattttttcatcTTATGTCAGAGGTTTCTGGTCTAATTCAAATCCAAGGGACAATAATGCTTATGACTGTGACTGGAAGGAtggacacagcaacacagagggAAATATACTATTAAAGAACAACTTGAATAAGAATGAAATGATCTTTTTTGACTTAACACTAAATATTATGTACATACATTGCAAGACAGGGTTAGAGAGACTGTAACTGAAAGATCAGAGGCTCAATCCCTTTCACAGCGAAAGTATATCCATCTAAAGCCACATGCCCTGAAAAAAGTTTCCTTGAGCAAGTCAGCAAAAGGCCCAATATGTTTACATAAATGTCAATGCCTCAACATGAACAATGCAAAGATGGCAAGTAGATTATAGTACTCACAATGAacagcagagggagacacagactCGACTAGACACCATGATTAATTTAGCTTtcaatatatacacatatatatacaacaGAAGAACAGGAACATGGTTTTTAATTTGTCCAGACTTTTAGCCTTTTCAAATCAATTACTTgaccaaaacatgaaaaaaataattttctccCTGTATAGATAAGATCTGATTTCAGTCACTGCACAGcctctctacagtatgttggcctcacaggagtccggctgcagtat
This genomic window contains:
- the LOC139913437 gene encoding uncharacterized protein LOC139913437 isoform X1 produces the protein MGEGAERLMAAGIINMTIIILIITACLVLDPTDGFEVIQPGNQTVNRNVSASVRCEHTEDHRIIEDVRLNRLSVREGRSIACRWGVIACPNIIGYKENLNTYVFILLNVGAEDMTCTYECEVTAKKGDLYETRRGTPTRLLPGPNEASPSPSPPPSPPPPPPPLLQLWWILIGLLALMFLYSCAITAIYIRLRVTHSQELNDSQTYVEMQRGRRDPDVNSTYLEMRKATHLAKEIRRDT
- the LOC139913437 gene encoding uncharacterized protein LOC139913437 isoform X2 is translated as MGEGAERLMAAGIINMTIIILIITACLVLDPTDGFEVIQPGNQTVNRNVSASVRCEHTEDHRIIEDVRLNRLSVEGRSIACRWGVIACPNIIGYKENLNTYVFILLNVGAEDMTCTYECEVTAKKGDLYETRRGTPTRLLPGPNEASPSPSPPPSPPPPPPPLLQLWWILIGLLALMFLYSCAITAIYIRLRVTHSQELNDSQTYVEMQRGRRDPDVNSTYLEMRKATHLAKEIRRDT